A part of Clostridium novyi genomic DNA contains:
- the purR gene encoding pur operon repressor has translation MKKFNRNQRITAITKTLIENPNKIINLNKFTEMFGAAKSTISEDIVVIRETLNNLSMGNIETIAGAAGGIKYTYGISEEKINEFTEKLCMILQEKQRIVPGEFMYISDIMFSPEIIQVAAIILASHFKNLNIDYVVTVETKGIPLAYEVAKKLGVNLVIVRRDNKVTEGPTVSINYVSGSTKRIQTMSLSKKSINKGSKCIFIDDFMKAGGTALGIINILKEFESELVGIGVLVDNINTEKKLVKDYISIIKFGGIDENDNPIIYSDKIHKK, from the coding sequence ATGAAGAAGTTTAATAGAAATCAAAGAATAACAGCAATTACAAAGACATTAATAGAAAATCCAAATAAAATAATAAATTTAAATAAATTTACTGAAATGTTTGGTGCAGCAAAATCTACAATTAGTGAGGATATTGTTGTAATTAGAGAAACTTTAAATAACTTATCTATGGGAAATATAGAAACTATAGCAGGAGCAGCAGGTGGAATAAAGTACACTTATGGAATTTCGGAAGAAAAAATAAATGAATTTACAGAGAAATTATGTATGATTCTCCAAGAAAAGCAGAGAATAGTACCAGGAGAGTTCATGTATATAAGTGATATTATGTTTAGTCCAGAAATAATACAGGTTGCAGCCATAATATTAGCATCTCATTTTAAAAATTTAAATATAGATTATGTAGTTACTGTAGAAACTAAGGGAATACCCCTTGCTTATGAAGTTGCTAAGAAATTAGGAGTTAATCTTGTTATTGTAAGAAGAGATAATAAAGTTACTGAGGGACCTACTGTATCTATTAATTATGTTTCAGGATCTACTAAAAGGATACAGACAATGTCACTTTCAAAGAAGTCTATTAATAAGGGAAGTAAATGTATATTTATAGATGATTTTATGAAAGCTGGAGGAACGGCTCTTGGAATAATAAACATTTTAAAAGAATTTGAAAGTGAACTTGTAGGAATAGGAGTTCTTGTAGACAATATAAATACAGAAAAAAAATTAGTTAAGGATTATATATCAATTATAAAGTTTGGTGGAATTGATGAAAATGATAATCCAATAATTTATTCAGACAAAATTCATAAAAAATAA
- a CDS encoding phosphatase PAP2 family protein yields the protein MKKLFQNIKTKDANILKLINNSMNCKILDFIMTPITYLGSLTFCITFCLITTLNPNKHVHLLGIATSTTLIISSFIAFIIKNSVSRLRPFIHIKNLNIKKIGIDKYSFPSGHTTAAFSISTIISLSYPHAAIISTSIASCVGISRLYLGVHYPTDVLCGVFLGSITSFIVFYSI from the coding sequence TTGAAAAAACTATTTCAAAACATCAAAACTAAAGATGCTAATATATTAAAATTAATAAATAATTCCATGAACTGCAAAATTTTAGATTTTATTATGACCCCTATTACTTACCTAGGCTCCTTAACCTTTTGCATAACATTCTGTTTAATTACAACTTTAAATCCAAATAAACATGTACACCTATTAGGTATAGCAACTTCTACAACTCTTATAATTAGTTCTTTTATAGCATTTATAATAAAAAACTCAGTAAGTAGATTAAGACCTTTTATTCATATAAAAAATTTAAATATAAAAAAAATAGGAATAGACAAATATTCATTTCCTTCTGGACATACAACCGCTGCTTTTTCTATATCCACTATTATATCTCTTTCTTATCCTCACGCTGCAATTATCAGTACTAGTATTGCTTCTTGTGTTGGTATATCACGTTTATATCTTGGTGTTCACTATCCAACAGATGTGTTGTGTGGTGTTTTTTTAGGAAGTATAACTTCATTTATTGTTTTTTATAGTATATAA
- a CDS encoding metal ABC transporter permease translates to MINAFFHYAFMRHAVIGVVLASVVCGIIGTIVVEKKLVMMSGGIAHTAFGGIGMGYFLGIEPMIGALVFSILSALGIAKIKRGTNTNSDTLIGMFWSLGMALGIIFIAFTPGYPPDMNSYLFGNILRVSTVDVNIMAILDVIVVAIVVILFNYFKAYLFDDEFTQILGINTSFLEYLTYIIIACTIVVLIRVVGIILVIALLTVPPAIAKQVTFNLKFIMCISCLLGVIFGFIGLVLSYYFNIASGASIIIVAVGSYVLVYLIKKVVNNRRNNFN, encoded by the coding sequence ATGATTAATGCATTTTTCCATTATGCATTTATGAGGCATGCTGTAATAGGTGTAGTCTTAGCAAGTGTAGTTTGTGGAATTATAGGAACTATAGTAGTTGAAAAAAAGTTAGTTATGATGAGTGGAGGTATTGCTCATACGGCCTTTGGTGGTATAGGTATGGGATACTTTTTAGGAATAGAACCAATGATAGGAGCGCTTGTATTTTCTATATTATCAGCACTTGGAATAGCAAAAATAAAAAGAGGCACAAATACTAATTCAGATACGTTAATAGGGATGTTTTGGTCTCTTGGTATGGCACTTGGAATTATTTTTATAGCATTTACTCCGGGGTATCCACCAGATATGAATTCTTATCTTTTTGGAAATATATTAAGAGTATCTACTGTGGATGTAAATATTATGGCTATCTTAGATGTAATAGTAGTAGCTATAGTGGTAATTTTATTTAATTATTTTAAAGCATACTTATTTGATGATGAGTTTACTCAGATTTTAGGTATTAATACTTCTTTTTTAGAATACTTGACATATATTATAATTGCTTGCACTATAGTTGTTTTAATTAGAGTCGTTGGAATAATACTTGTTATAGCTTTACTTACAGTACCACCAGCTATTGCAAAACAAGTTACTTTTAATTTAAAATTTATAATGTGTATATCTTGTTTATTAGGAGTGATTTTTGGATTTATAGGATTGGTTCTTTCTTATTATTTTAATATAGCATCAGGGGCATCTATTATAATAGTTGCTGTTGGGAGTTACGTTTTAGTTTATTTAATAAAAAAAGTTGTTAATAATAGGAGAAATAATTTTAATTAA
- a CDS encoding response regulator transcription factor, protein MEGMLGKILIVDDDENICEIIKMYLESSGYSTEIRYDGKSAQSAFFEYKPDLVLLDVMLPHMDGIDVLKWIRRDSEIPVIMLTAKGETFDKVLALELGADDYIVKPFEPKELIARIKAVLRRYNTESVDRDILKFKGLTIDINSYIVIYKDKEIKMPPKEFELLYYLASNTNKVFTREQLLCEVWGYDYPGDSRTVDVHIKRLREKLQGDQDWQIETVWGVGYKFEVK, encoded by the coding sequence GTGGAAGGAATGTTAGGGAAGATATTAATTGTAGATGATGATGAGAATATATGTGAAATAATAAAAATGTATTTAGAAAGTTCAGGGTATTCAACAGAAATTCGTTATGATGGTAAATCAGCTCAAAGTGCTTTTTTTGAATATAAGCCAGACTTAGTGTTGCTAGATGTTATGTTACCACATATGGATGGTATAGATGTTTTAAAATGGATTAGAAGGGATTCAGAAATTCCTGTTATTATGTTGACTGCTAAGGGAGAAACTTTTGATAAAGTGTTAGCTTTAGAGTTAGGTGCAGATGATTATATTGTAAAGCCTTTTGAGCCTAAGGAATTAATTGCTAGAATAAAGGCAGTTCTTAGAAGATATAACACTGAAAGTGTAGATAGGGATATACTGAAATTTAAAGGACTTACTATTGATATAAATTCATATATAGTTATATACAAAGATAAAGAAATCAAAATGCCACCAAAAGAATTTGAACTTTTATATTACCTTGCTAGTAATACAAACAAGGTTTTTACAAGGGAACAATTACTTTGTGAGGTTTGGGGATATGATTATCCAGGAGATTCAAGAACTGTTGATGTACATATAAAAAGACTTAGAGAAAAGTTACAGGGAGATCAAGATTGGCAGATAGAAACTGTCTGGGGTGTTGGATATAAATTTGAGGTGAAGTAG
- a CDS encoding [Fe-Fe] hydrogenase large subunit C-terminal domain-containing protein, with protein sequence MNNKFNLLFKKLIKAYYDNNFEDTINDILSNNDTDKEYLSNVISSLCGVDVSFDDNFIINLKKAIGNYEFRHKIVHKVHDCSMDCLGSQELTLCQKSCPFDAILVDKNTNSTYISLDKCTDCGFCVNACPTGSILDKVEFIPLIDLLNKEEIVIAAVAPSIIGQFGDNVTMNQLRHAFKKLGFTDMVEVAFFADMLTIKEAVEFDHKVNSIDDFMISSCCCPMWLAMLKKSFHELLPHVSPSVSPMIAAGKVLKKINPKCKVVFIGPCIAKKSEAKEKDIAGIIDYVITYKELKNIFDSLGIYPQNLSEDNTIEYASKQGLIYGFAGGVSKAICDCITNLFPEKSDLLKSVKASGVKECRELLNLLKEGDLDANFVEGMGCIGGCVGGPGTLIPKDKGKNSLSNLADKSTISVSTQNHWMKNILNKIDINSLEDFKNKDKVDIFHRNF encoded by the coding sequence ATGAACAACAAATTCAATTTACTATTTAAAAAATTGATTAAAGCTTATTATGATAATAATTTTGAAGATACTATAAATGATATATTATCAAATAATGATACAGATAAAGAATACTTATCTAATGTAATTTCCTCCTTATGTGGAGTTGATGTAAGCTTTGATGATAACTTTATAATAAATCTAAAAAAGGCCATAGGAAACTACGAATTTCGCCATAAAATAGTACACAAAGTTCATGATTGTTCTATGGATTGTTTAGGTTCCCAGGAACTAACACTTTGTCAAAAATCATGTCCCTTTGATGCTATCTTAGTTGATAAAAATACTAATAGTACATATATTTCCCTTGACAAGTGCACTGATTGTGGATTTTGTGTCAATGCATGTCCTACAGGTAGTATATTAGACAAGGTTGAATTTATTCCGTTAATAGACTTATTAAATAAAGAGGAAATTGTTATAGCTGCAGTTGCTCCTTCTATAATAGGTCAATTCGGAGATAATGTAACTATGAATCAACTTAGACACGCATTTAAAAAACTTGGATTCACTGATATGGTAGAGGTAGCTTTTTTTGCAGATATGCTTACTATAAAAGAAGCTGTAGAATTTGATCATAAGGTCAATTCTATAGATGATTTTATGATTTCTTCTTGTTGTTGTCCTATGTGGCTTGCTATGTTAAAAAAATCCTTTCATGAATTACTTCCACACGTATCTCCATCAGTTTCTCCTATGATTGCTGCTGGTAAAGTATTAAAAAAAATAAATCCCAAATGTAAAGTTGTATTTATAGGACCTTGTATTGCTAAAAAATCAGAAGCCAAAGAAAAGGATATTGCTGGCATTATAGACTATGTAATAACTTATAAGGAACTTAAAAATATATTCGATTCTTTAGGTATATATCCCCAAAACCTTTCTGAAGATAATACTATAGAATACGCTTCAAAACAAGGCTTAATATATGGCTTTGCTGGAGGAGTTTCAAAAGCTATATGTGATTGTATAACTAATCTTTTTCCTGAAAAATCAGACTTATTAAAATCTGTAAAAGCTAGTGGTGTAAAAGAGTGTCGTGAGCTCTTAAATTTACTCAAGGAAGGTGACTTAGATGCTAATTTTGTAGAAGGTATGGGATGCATTGGTGGTTGTGTTGGTGGACCTGGCACTCTAATTCCCAAAGACAAGGGAAAAAATTCTCTATCAAATCTAGCTGATAAATCTACTATATCTGTTTCAACACAAAATCATTGGATGAAGAATATATTAAATAAAATAGACATTAACTCTTTAGAGGACTTTAAAAACAAGGACAAAGTAGATATATTTCATAGAAATTTTTAA
- the murC gene encoding UDP-N-acetylmuramate--L-alanine ligase: MSFNFLKDNNKKIHFIGIGGISMSGLAEILLNSKYKVSGSDRSESELTEHLREKGAEIYIGHNKDNIKNVDLVVYTAAIPDSNPELVRAHELQIPTMDRAEFLGHVMQGHKYNIAISGTHGKTTTTSMLSHITLSANLDPTILVGGNLDVINGNVRVGNSDYFVTEACEYKASFLKFYPYIGIILNIEADHLDFYKDINDIQNTFLKFAKLIPKDGFLIVNADDERCLDISKEVDCNIITFGINNGEVRAKNIEFNNGRPTFDVYRNNTKLFSLTLNVPGNHNILDALASISASLSLKVDTNSIIEGLSTFYGAHRRFEIKGKLNGITVVDDYAHHPTEIKAALNAAKNFPHNKIFCIFQPHTYSRTISLFEDFADSFFNADTLVLADIYAAREKDTGIVNSDILGDKIREKGVNCKNLHSFEDITKFLRQELKEGDLLITVGAGDIYKVGEMFLENK, translated from the coding sequence TTGTCATTTAATTTTTTAAAGGATAATAATAAAAAAATTCATTTTATAGGTATTGGCGGTATTAGTATGAGCGGTCTTGCTGAGATACTTTTAAATAGTAAATATAAAGTATCAGGTTCAGATAGAAGCGAGTCTGAACTTACAGAACATCTTAGGGAAAAGGGAGCAGAAATATACATAGGTCATAATAAAGATAACATCAAAAATGTAGACTTAGTAGTATATACTGCTGCAATACCAGATAGCAATCCAGAACTTGTAAGAGCTCATGAACTTCAAATTCCAACAATGGATAGAGCTGAATTTTTAGGTCATGTAATGCAAGGTCACAAATATAATATAGCTATCTCAGGTACCCATGGTAAAACTACAACCACATCTATGTTATCTCACATAACACTAAGTGCTAATTTAGATCCTACTATTTTAGTTGGAGGAAATTTAGATGTTATAAATGGTAATGTACGAGTAGGAAATAGTGATTATTTCGTTACAGAAGCATGTGAATATAAAGCATCTTTTCTAAAATTTTACCCTTATATAGGTATTATATTAAATATTGAAGCAGATCATTTAGATTTTTATAAAGATATAAATGATATTCAAAATACATTTTTAAAATTTGCAAAACTCATTCCAAAGGATGGCTTTTTAATTGTAAATGCTGATGATGAAAGATGTCTTGATATATCAAAGGAAGTTGATTGTAACATAATTACCTTCGGAATAAACAATGGAGAAGTTAGAGCTAAAAATATAGAATTTAATAATGGACGTCCAACCTTTGATGTTTATAGAAATAATACTAAATTATTCTCCCTAACATTAAACGTACCTGGAAATCATAATATTCTAGATGCATTAGCAAGTATAAGTGCTTCTTTAAGCTTAAAGGTAGATACTAATTCTATAATAGAAGGTCTTTCTACATTTTATGGCGCTCATAGACGTTTTGAAATAAAGGGTAAACTAAACGGAATTACAGTAGTAGATGATTACGCTCATCATCCAACAGAAATTAAAGCTGCTCTAAATGCAGCAAAAAATTTCCCTCACAACAAAATATTCTGCATATTTCAACCTCATACTTATTCTAGAACTATAAGTTTATTTGAGGATTTTGCAGATTCCTTTTTCAATGCAGATACCTTAGTTCTTGCCGATATATATGCAGCAAGAGAAAAAGATACTGGTATTGTAAATTCAGATATACTTGGTGATAAAATAAGAGAAAAAGGAGTTAATTGCAAAAACCTTCATAGCTTTGAAGATATAACAAAATTCTTAAGACAAGAACTTAAAGAAGGAGATCTACTAATTACAGTAGGTGCCGGAGATATTTATAAAGTTGGTGAAATGTTCTTAGAAAACAAATAA
- the glmU gene encoding bifunctional UDP-N-acetylglucosamine diphosphorylase/glucosamine-1-phosphate N-acetyltransferase GlmU — protein sequence MYQSAVVLAAGKGKRMKSTLPKVLHKVCGKEMVNQVIDTLRKSDIQDIDLVIGNGAEEVKKATEDRNVMYSIQSEQLGTGHALMCAKDFLEGKDGVVAVFTGDAPLITSKTVKDLIEFHNKGEFKATILTSLVDNPFGYGRIIRDNSGEVEKIVEHKDCTSDELKVNEINSGMYCFDIKELLNNLDKLQNNNSQGEYYLTDIIELLKQKGCKVGAISVNSDEIRGVNSRVQLAEAEEILRLRINNMHMENGVTLIDPKSTYIESDVIIEEETIIYPGNVIQGNTIIKKGCILYPNSRIKDSIIEPEVEIQSSVILESHVGKNTTVGPFAYIRPESNIGEGARIGDFVEIKKSTIGNGTKVSHLTYIGDAEVGSSCNFGCGTVVVNYDGKTKNKTIIGDNSFIGCNTNLVSPVEVEDNTYIAAGSTITKKVEAGDLAIARAKQMNIKGWVAKKGLKK from the coding sequence TTGTACCAAAGTGCTGTAGTTTTAGCGGCAGGAAAAGGTAAAAGAATGAAGTCAACTTTACCTAAAGTTTTACATAAAGTTTGTGGAAAAGAAATGGTTAATCAAGTAATAGATACTTTAAGAAAAAGTGATATACAAGATATAGATTTAGTAATAGGTAACGGAGCAGAAGAAGTAAAGAAAGCTACAGAAGATAGAAATGTTATGTATTCTATCCAATCAGAGCAACTAGGAACAGGGCATGCCCTTATGTGTGCTAAGGACTTCCTAGAAGGTAAAGATGGTGTTGTAGCTGTATTTACAGGAGATGCTCCATTAATTACGAGTAAAACAGTAAAAGATTTGATAGAATTCCATAACAAAGGAGAATTTAAAGCTACTATATTAACTTCTTTAGTAGATAATCCTTTTGGATACGGAAGAATTATAAGAGATAATAGTGGAGAAGTAGAAAAGATAGTAGAACATAAAGATTGTACCTCTGATGAATTAAAAGTTAATGAAATAAATTCAGGGATGTATTGTTTTGATATCAAAGAATTACTGAATAATTTGGACAAATTACAAAATAATAATTCTCAAGGAGAATATTATCTAACAGATATAATAGAACTTTTAAAGCAAAAAGGGTGTAAGGTTGGAGCTATAAGTGTTAATTCGGATGAAATAAGAGGAGTAAATTCTAGAGTTCAGCTAGCTGAAGCAGAAGAAATATTAAGACTTAGAATTAATAATATGCATATGGAAAATGGTGTTACTCTTATAGATCCTAAAAGTACATATATAGAATCAGATGTAATAATAGAAGAAGAAACGATAATATATCCAGGGAATGTAATACAGGGTAATACTATAATTAAAAAAGGATGTATTCTTTATCCTAATTCTAGAATAAAGGATAGTATTATTGAACCAGAAGTTGAGATTCAAAGTTCGGTAATTTTAGAAAGTCACGTAGGAAAAAATACTACAGTAGGACCATTTGCGTATATAAGACCAGAAAGTAATATAGGTGAAGGGGCTAGAATTGGTGATTTTGTAGAAATAAAGAAATCAACTATAGGAAATGGAACAAAAGTATCACATCTAACTTATATAGGAGATGCTGAAGTTGGAAGTAGTTGTAACTTTGGTTGTGGAACAGTAGTAGTAAATTATGATGGAAAAACTAAAAACAAAACAATTATTGGTGACAATTCTTTTATTGGTTGTAATACTAACCTAGTATCACCGGTAGAAGTAGAAGATAATACATATATAGCAGCTGGATCAACTATTACTAAAAAGGTTGAAGCTGGTGATCTCGCTATTGCAAGAGCAAAGCAAATGAATATTAAAGGTTGGGTAGCGAAGAAGGGTCTAAAAAAGTAA
- the spoVG gene encoding septation regulator SpoVG encodes MQITDVRIRKISAEGKMKAIVSVTFDNEFVVHDIKVIEGQNGLFIAMPSRKTPTGEFKDIAHPINTTTRQKIQKAILDEYEVVKNENASNENEEEITSES; translated from the coding sequence ATGCAAATTACAGATGTAAGAATTAGAAAAATTTCTGCTGAAGGTAAAATGAAAGCTATTGTATCAGTAACTTTTGATAATGAATTTGTTGTTCATGATATAAAAGTTATTGAAGGTCAAAATGGTCTTTTTATAGCTATGCCAAGTAGAAAGACTCCGACTGGAGAATTTAAAGATATAGCTCATCCAATTAATACAACAACAAGACAAAAAATTCAAAAAGCAATACTAGATGAGTATGAAGTTGTTAAGAATGAAAATGCTAGTAATGAAAATGAGGAAGAAATAACAAGTGAAAGTTAA
- a CDS encoding HAD family hydrolase: MLKDIKGAIFDMDGTLIDSMWIWTKINIDFLKKRNIKCPENIKEKIQDLCFEDAALYFKNTFNLKESAKEICDEWNNMALDEYKHNVKLKPGTRKFLNLLKSMGIKIGLATSNCELLLTTALKENGIYDYFHCITRTDEVARGKNYPDVYLLAANRLGINPSECIVFEDIFPAVVGAKAAGMKVIGIYDDFSSYQKDKILTVADKYIYDYSDLIDDVI, translated from the coding sequence ATGCTTAAAGATATAAAAGGAGCTATATTCGATATGGATGGTACTCTTATAGATTCTATGTGGATATGGACAAAAATAAATATAGATTTTTTAAAAAAAAGAAATATAAAATGTCCTGAAAATATAAAAGAAAAAATACAAGATCTATGTTTTGAGGATGCTGCATTATACTTTAAAAATACATTCAATTTAAAAGAATCTGCTAAAGAAATTTGCGATGAATGGAACAATATGGCATTAGATGAGTACAAACACAACGTTAAACTTAAACCAGGTACACGAAAATTTTTAAACTTATTAAAATCTATGGGTATTAAAATTGGACTTGCAACTAGTAATTGTGAATTACTACTTACAACTGCATTAAAAGAAAATGGTATATATGATTATTTCCATTGTATTACAAGAACAGATGAAGTTGCTCGGGGCAAAAACTATCCTGATGTATATTTGCTTGCAGCTAATCGTCTTGGAATTAATCCTTCTGAATGTATAGTATTTGAAGATATATTTCCTGCAGTAGTTGGGGCTAAAGCTGCCGGAATGAAAGTTATAGGAATTTACGATGATTTTTCAAGTTATCAAAAAGATAAAATATTAACTGTTGCTGATAAATATATATATGATTATAGCGACCTTATAGATGATGTAATATAA
- a CDS encoding ribose-phosphate pyrophosphokinase has product MITHGKSIKIFTGNANPKLAKDIAEALGVKVGDSNVGKFSDGEISVNTNETVRGSDVFVIQPTHNPVNDNLMELLIMIDAFKRASAGRITAVIPYYGYARQDRKAKARDPITAKLVADLITTAGADRVLTMDLHAAQIQGYFNIPVDNLRGEPILAKYFLEEGFKERDDVVIVSPDLGSVTRARNFAERLDAPIAIIDKRRPKANVCEVMNVIGDIKDKTVILIDDMIDTAGTITNGANALVERGAKEVYACCSHGVLSGPAIERIENSAIKKLVTLNTINISQEVLSDKFEVLSVAPIFAEGIRRIYEDISISKLFV; this is encoded by the coding sequence ATGATAACCCATGGTAAAAGTATTAAAATATTTACAGGTAATGCAAATCCTAAGTTAGCTAAAGATATTGCAGAAGCATTAGGAGTAAAGGTTGGAGATTCTAATGTAGGAAAATTTAGTGATGGGGAGATATCTGTAAATACAAATGAAACAGTTAGAGGATCTGATGTGTTTGTTATTCAACCAACACATAATCCTGTAAATGATAATTTAATGGAACTATTAATAATGATTGATGCATTTAAAAGAGCATCAGCAGGAAGAATAACAGCAGTAATTCCTTACTATGGTTATGCAAGACAAGATAGAAAAGCTAAGGCAAGAGATCCAATCACTGCAAAATTAGTTGCGGACTTAATAACAACTGCAGGAGCTGATAGGGTTCTTACTATGGATTTACATGCAGCTCAAATTCAAGGATATTTTAATATCCCTGTAGATAATCTTCGTGGAGAACCAATACTTGCAAAATACTTCTTAGAAGAAGGATTTAAAGAGAGAGATGATGTAGTTATTGTATCTCCAGATCTTGGAAGTGTAACAAGAGCTAGAAACTTCGCAGAAAGACTAGATGCACCAATAGCTATAATAGATAAAAGAAGACCAAAAGCTAATGTTTGTGAAGTAATGAACGTAATTGGAGACATTAAAGATAAGACTGTTATATTAATTGATGACATGATTGATACTGCTGGAACCATAACTAATGGAGCTAATGCATTAGTTGAAAGAGGGGCAAAAGAAGTTTATGCATGTTGTTCACATGGGGTATTATCAGGACCAGCTATTGAAAGAATAGAAAATAGTGCTATTAAAAAACTAGTTACTTTAAATACAATAAATATATCACAAGAAGTATTATCAGATAAATTTGAAGTTCTATCTGTAGCACCAATTTTTGCTGAAGGTATAAGAAGAATATATGAAGATATCTCTATAAGTAAGTTATTTGTGTAG
- a CDS encoding metal ABC transporter ATP-binding protein, which translates to MKNIIEISNVDVYYDHVSILSNINLKVKEKEFLAILGPNGGGKSTLLKLILSLKKPSNGDITILGKHPRKSRKLVGYVPQFTKFDKKFPISVGEVVLMGKLGNSIRPFHKFNDNDIKKADDIMKRLNIYQFKDRQIGQLSGGQMQRVLIARALLVEPKILLLDEPTASLDAATKIQIYELLKELNENMTIIIVTHDINIICKYATNMACIDNKLYYHGKVKMGNDIIKRVYGCPTESISVENMGKYLDSLEEGLDD; encoded by the coding sequence ATGAAAAATATAATTGAAATAAGTAATGTGGATGTTTATTATGACCATGTATCTATATTAAGTAATATAAATTTAAAAGTAAAAGAAAAGGAGTTCTTAGCTATACTTGGTCCTAATGGAGGAGGAAAAAGTACACTTTTAAAATTGATATTATCTTTAAAAAAACCTAGTAATGGTGATATTACTATACTTGGAAAACATCCAAGAAAATCTAGAAAGCTAGTAGGATATGTACCTCAATTTACTAAGTTTGATAAGAAATTTCCTATAAGTGTAGGGGAAGTTGTTCTCATGGGTAAGCTTGGAAATTCAATAAGACCTTTTCATAAATTTAATGATAATGATATAAAAAAAGCAGATGACATAATGAAAAGATTAAATATATATCAGTTTAAAGACAGACAAATAGGTCAATTATCTGGAGGTCAAATGCAAAGAGTATTAATTGCAAGAGCTCTTTTAGTTGAACCTAAAATATTACTATTAGATGAGCCAACGGCAAGTTTAGATGCTGCTACTAAGATACAAATTTATGAACTTTTAAAAGAGTTAAATGAAAACATGACAATAATAATTGTTACTCATGATATTAATATAATTTGTAAATATGCTACCAATATGGCTTGTATAGATAATAAATTATATTATCATGGCAAGGTGAAGATGGGTAATGACATTATAAAAAGAGTATATGGTTGCCCTACAGAATCTATTTCAGTAGAAAATATGGGAAAATATCTAGATTCTTTAGAGGAGGGGTTAGATGATTAA